One window from the genome of Magnolia sinica isolate HGM2019 chromosome 4, MsV1, whole genome shotgun sequence encodes:
- the LOC131242253 gene encoding uncharacterized protein LOC131242253 isoform X1, which yields MDGMFKKLRNLDAYPKINEDFYSRTLSGGIITVVSSIVMLLLFISELRLYLLAVTETKLVVDTSRGETLRINFDVTFPALPCSILSLDAMDISGEQHLDVRHDIIKKRIDANGNDIEARPDGIGAPKIEKPLQRHGGRLEHNETYCGSCYGAEVFDEDCCNSCEEVREAYRKKGWGLSNPDLIDQCKREGFLQRIKDEEGEGCNIYGFLEVNKVAGNFHFAPGKSFQQSNIHVHDLLAFQKDSFNISHTINKLSFGAHFPGVVNPLDGVQWVQKTPYGMYQYFIKVVPTVYTDISRHTIQSNQFSVTEHFRGAELGLVQALPGVFFFYDLSPIKVTFIEQHVSFLHFLTNVCAIVGGVFTVSGILDSFIYHGQKAIKKKMEIGKFS from the exons ATGGATGGAATGTTCAAAAAGCTGCGGAATCTAGAtgcgtatccaaagatcaacgAGGATTTCTACAGCCGTACGCTCTCCGGAGGCATCATCACCGTCGTTTCCTCCATCGTCATGCTCTTGCTCTTCATCTCCGAGCTCA GACTATATCTTCTTGCAGTTACTGAAACGAAGCTTGTAGTAGATACTTCTAGAGGAGAAACTCTTCGTATCAAT TTTGATGTCACCTTTCCTGCCCTCCCATGTTCAATACTAAGTCTCGATGCCATGGATATCAGTGGAGAGCAACATCTTGATGTA AGACATGATATAATCAAGAAAAGGATAGATGCTAACGGGAATGATATTGAGGCTAGGCCGGATGGAATTGGTGCACCTAAG ATTGAAAAGCCATTACAGAGACATGGTGGAAGGCTTGAACATAATGAGACATATTGTGGTTCTTGTTATGGTGCGGAAGTG TTTGATGAAGATTGTTGTAACTCGTGTGAAGAAGTTCGTGAAGCATACAGAAAGAAAGGTTGGGGGCTGTCGAATCCTGATTTGATTGACCAG TGCAAACGAGAGGGTTTTCTCCAAAGAATTAAAGATGAAGAAGGTGAAGGATGCAACATCTATGGATTCTTGGAAGTTAATAAGGTCGCTGGTAATTTTCATTTTGCCCCTGGGAAAAGCTTCCAACAGTCAAATATTCATGTGCATGATTTGCTGGCATTTCAGAAGGATAGTTTTAAT ATTAGCCACACAATCAATAAACTATCCTTTGGAGCACATTTCCCAGGCGTTGTTAATCCTCTTGATGG GGTACAATGGGTGCAAAAGACACCATATGGGATGTATCAGTATTTCATCAAG GTGGTTCCTACTGTTTACACTGACATAAGCAGGCACACAATCCAGTCAAATCAG TTCTCTGTAACAGAGCATTTTAGGGGTGCAGAACTTGGTCTTGTGCAGGCTCTTCCTGGAGTTTTCTTCTTTTATGATCTTTCACCTATTAAG GTGACTTTCATAGAGCAACATGTGTCCTTCTTACACTTCCTCACAAATGTTTGTGCTATTGTTGGAG GTGTCTTCACAGTTTCTGGAATATTGGATTCATTCATTTATCATGGTCAGAAGGCGATCAAGAAGAAGATGGAAATTGGCAAGTTCAGCTGA
- the LOC131242253 gene encoding uncharacterized protein LOC131242253 isoform X3 — protein sequence MDGMFKKLRNLDAYPKINEDFYSRTLSGGIITVVSSIVMLLLFISELRLYLLAVTETKLVVDTSRGETLRINFDVTFPALPCSILSLDAMDISGEQHLDVRHDIIKKRIDANGNDIEARPDGIGAPKIEKPLQRHGGRLEHNETYCGSCYGAEVFDEDCCNSCEEVREAYRKKGWGLSNPDLIDQCKREGFLQRIKDEEGEGCNIYGFLEVNKVAGNFHFAPGKSFQQSNIHVHDLLAFQKDSFNISHTINKLSFGAHFPGVVNPLDGVQWVQKTPYGMYQYFIKVVPTVYTDISRHTIQSNQFSVTEHFRGAELGLVQALPGVFFFYDLSPIKVTFIEQHVSFLHFLTNVCAIVGGFISYKCRLGT from the exons ATGGATGGAATGTTCAAAAAGCTGCGGAATCTAGAtgcgtatccaaagatcaacgAGGATTTCTACAGCCGTACGCTCTCCGGAGGCATCATCACCGTCGTTTCCTCCATCGTCATGCTCTTGCTCTTCATCTCCGAGCTCA GACTATATCTTCTTGCAGTTACTGAAACGAAGCTTGTAGTAGATACTTCTAGAGGAGAAACTCTTCGTATCAAT TTTGATGTCACCTTTCCTGCCCTCCCATGTTCAATACTAAGTCTCGATGCCATGGATATCAGTGGAGAGCAACATCTTGATGTA AGACATGATATAATCAAGAAAAGGATAGATGCTAACGGGAATGATATTGAGGCTAGGCCGGATGGAATTGGTGCACCTAAG ATTGAAAAGCCATTACAGAGACATGGTGGAAGGCTTGAACATAATGAGACATATTGTGGTTCTTGTTATGGTGCGGAAGTG TTTGATGAAGATTGTTGTAACTCGTGTGAAGAAGTTCGTGAAGCATACAGAAAGAAAGGTTGGGGGCTGTCGAATCCTGATTTGATTGACCAG TGCAAACGAGAGGGTTTTCTCCAAAGAATTAAAGATGAAGAAGGTGAAGGATGCAACATCTATGGATTCTTGGAAGTTAATAAGGTCGCTGGTAATTTTCATTTTGCCCCTGGGAAAAGCTTCCAACAGTCAAATATTCATGTGCATGATTTGCTGGCATTTCAGAAGGATAGTTTTAAT ATTAGCCACACAATCAATAAACTATCCTTTGGAGCACATTTCCCAGGCGTTGTTAATCCTCTTGATGG GGTACAATGGGTGCAAAAGACACCATATGGGATGTATCAGTATTTCATCAAG GTGGTTCCTACTGTTTACACTGACATAAGCAGGCACACAATCCAGTCAAATCAG TTCTCTGTAACAGAGCATTTTAGGGGTGCAGAACTTGGTCTTGTGCAGGCTCTTCCTGGAGTTTTCTTCTTTTATGATCTTTCACCTATTAAG GTGACTTTCATAGAGCAACATGTGTCCTTCTTACACTTCCTCACAAATGTTTGTGCTATTGTTGGAG GATTCATCAGCTATAAGTGCAGACTAGGGACATGA
- the LOC131242253 gene encoding uncharacterized protein LOC131242253 isoform X2, whose amino-acid sequence MDGMFKKLRNLDAYPKINEDFYSRTLSGGIITVVSSIVMLLLFISELRLYLLAVTETKLVVDTSRGETLRINFDVTFPALPCSILSLDAMDISGEQHLDVRHDIIKKRIDANGNDIEARPDGIGAPKIEKPLQRHGGRLEHNETYCGSCYGAEVFDEDCCNSCEEVREAYRKKGWGLSNPDLIDQCKREGFLQRIKDEEGEGCNIYGFLEVNKVAGNFHFAPGKSFQQSNIHVHDLLAFQKDSFNISHTINKLSFGAHFPGVVNPLDGVQWVQKTPYGMYQYFIKVVPTVYTDISRHTIQSNQFSVTEHFRGAELGLVQALPGVFFFYDLSPIKVTFIEQHVSFLHFLTNVCAIVGVIRIVDFMGYVEMDSP is encoded by the exons ATGGATGGAATGTTCAAAAAGCTGCGGAATCTAGAtgcgtatccaaagatcaacgAGGATTTCTACAGCCGTACGCTCTCCGGAGGCATCATCACCGTCGTTTCCTCCATCGTCATGCTCTTGCTCTTCATCTCCGAGCTCA GACTATATCTTCTTGCAGTTACTGAAACGAAGCTTGTAGTAGATACTTCTAGAGGAGAAACTCTTCGTATCAAT TTTGATGTCACCTTTCCTGCCCTCCCATGTTCAATACTAAGTCTCGATGCCATGGATATCAGTGGAGAGCAACATCTTGATGTA AGACATGATATAATCAAGAAAAGGATAGATGCTAACGGGAATGATATTGAGGCTAGGCCGGATGGAATTGGTGCACCTAAG ATTGAAAAGCCATTACAGAGACATGGTGGAAGGCTTGAACATAATGAGACATATTGTGGTTCTTGTTATGGTGCGGAAGTG TTTGATGAAGATTGTTGTAACTCGTGTGAAGAAGTTCGTGAAGCATACAGAAAGAAAGGTTGGGGGCTGTCGAATCCTGATTTGATTGACCAG TGCAAACGAGAGGGTTTTCTCCAAAGAATTAAAGATGAAGAAGGTGAAGGATGCAACATCTATGGATTCTTGGAAGTTAATAAGGTCGCTGGTAATTTTCATTTTGCCCCTGGGAAAAGCTTCCAACAGTCAAATATTCATGTGCATGATTTGCTGGCATTTCAGAAGGATAGTTTTAAT ATTAGCCACACAATCAATAAACTATCCTTTGGAGCACATTTCCCAGGCGTTGTTAATCCTCTTGATGG GGTACAATGGGTGCAAAAGACACCATATGGGATGTATCAGTATTTCATCAAG GTGGTTCCTACTGTTTACACTGACATAAGCAGGCACACAATCCAGTCAAATCAG TTCTCTGTAACAGAGCATTTTAGGGGTGCAGAACTTGGTCTTGTGCAGGCTCTTCCTGGAGTTTTCTTCTTTTATGATCTTTCACCTATTAAG GTGACTTTCATAGAGCAACATGTGTCCTTCTTACACTTCCTCACAAATGTTTGTGCTATTGTTGGAG TTATCAGGATTGTTGATTTCATGGGTTACGTAGAGATGGATAGCCCGTAA